The genomic stretch ATCCAAAAGCATGGGCGAGACGCCCATGCCACGACAAGGCCCCACGTACGCTACCCTCCCGTTCCCATGCGTCGCGCCAGTTCGCGTTGGTACGCGTTGATCGTCGACCGGCGCGGCGTCAGGTACATGCACTGCCCTTCCTTGCGTCCCTCGATCAGCCCCGCGTTGGTCAGTTCCTTCAGGTGATGGGAAATTGTCGCAGCCGTCAGGTCGAAGTCCTGCCGCAGCGCCTTGCACGACAGCTCGTCCCGCTGCCGGGTGATCTGCTGGAGCATCGCGAAGCGTTGCGGGTCGGCCAGCGCTTTGGAAATCCTGGTGAACTCATCGGTATCCATTGCCATTGATTAGATAGGCATCGAACGGCCTGCAGTCAAATGGCTGAGGTTGATTGCGTCCGCCTTGGGGTCGAACGACTTAGCGGCGGTTCCTACGAACCGGCCGTCGCGCGATCGTCCACGCCCACCCAATCAACGGAAGTTGCAGCGCCACGCGGAGCCAGAGCAGCCAGGGCCAATCCATCCCGCCGAGCGGCACGCGGTGGATGGCCATGTGGATGTTCGCTGGCGAGACGGCGATGAAGAACGCCACCAGCCCCCACGCCGCAGGCCGGCGCAGGCGGCGCGTCATCAAACCGGCAGCGGCCAGCAGTTCGAGGACGCCGGTGACGTGGATGATCAACAGGTGATGCTGCGGCAACAGCCAGGGCGGCATGGCGGGCAGGTAGGCGCGCGGCCAGAGCAAATGGGCGACGCCGGCGATCAGCATCATCGCGGCCAGCACGACCGGGGAGAGCGCTTCCCACCGCGAACGTCTGGGTGGACGGTGGGCAATAGCGGTTGAGGACGACGTGTTCATAGCCCGCGGTACGACTCGCGGCGGTGGGCGACGATGGTCACCTCGACCCGCTCGGCCGCATCGTCCACGTCGTACACCACGCGGTAATCGCCCACGCGGATGCGCCACAGCGTCGCGTGACCGGCGAGCTTCGTGCAGCCGGGTGGGCGGGGGTCGTCGGCCAATGCCAATACGCGCGGTTTGATGCGTGCCAGGATCGAGCGATCGAGCTTACCGAGCGACCGCTCTGCCGTGTTCGAAAAAGCGACGTCGTACGGCATCAGCTATACCCCAAGTTTGCGAAACACCTCGGCTGCGCTCACGCGCCGCCCCGGCTCGGCCAATCGTCGGATCGACTCGGCGACGTCGCCTTCCTCCTGGCTGACGACGCGCTTCGTCGCCCGCGCAGGTTTGGCTGGCCGCTTTGCGGCGGGCTTGGGCTTTGCTGACTTCTTCAAAGCCTGGTACTCGCGGTACTCCTTCTCGGGGATGACGACGAACCGCTGGCCGTTGAGATTCAGCATTGCTGGGGGCATAAGACACCTCGTTGAAGTCAGTATATCGTCCTGCCACGTTCCTCACACGGTTTCCCGTGGGCCCGCACGGTCCAGGTGGATCGCAAGCACCGTTACGTCCGATGGCGTGATGCCGCTGATGCGCAACGCCTGGCCGAGGCTGCGCGGCGTGAAGGTCATCAGCTTCTGCCTCGCCTCGTTGCGCAGGCCGACGACGGCGGTGTAGTCGATCGACGGCGGGATGAGCTTCGTCTCCATCTTCGCGAAGCGTTCCAGCGCGCGATCCTGCCGGGCGATGTAGCCCTCGTATTTCGCCGCGATCTCGATCGCCCGGCCGGCGTCGGGCGTGATGGCGCGCAGCACGTCCGGCAAGCTACCGACGCGCTGCAGGCTGGCCCAGTCGTTCTCCGACCGCCGCAGCCATTCGAAGGCGAGCACGCCTTCAACGCGCGTCGTCTTCATCAGTTCTAACCCCACCTCGATCGCATCACGGCGGGCGGTGAAGCGGGTCCAGCGATCATCATCCACCAGCCCCGCGGCCCGGCCGATCGGCGTGAGGCGCGTATCAGCGTTGTCCGCCCGCAAGTGCAGGCGATGCTCGGCCCGGCTGGTGAACATGCGATACGGTTCGGTCGGCGGCTTGGTGACGAGATCGTCGACCAACACGCCGATGTACGCCTGATCGCGCTTCAGCACGAAATCCGCGACGCCCGTCGCGGCGTAGCGGGCGGCGTTCAAGCCTGCCACCAACCCCTGCGCCGCGGCCTCTTCGTAGCCGCTGGTGCCGTTGATCTGGCCCGCCAAGAACAGGCCGCTGACCTTCTTCGTCTCCAGCGTCGATCGGATCTGCGTCGGCCAGACCATGTCGTATTCGACGGCGTACCCGTGCCGCAG from Tepidisphaeraceae bacterium encodes the following:
- a CDS encoding metalloregulator ArsR/SmtB family transcription factor, with translation MAMDTDEFTRISKALADPQRFAMLQQITRQRDELSCKALRQDFDLTAATISHHLKELTNAGLIEGRKEGQCMYLTPRRSTINAYQRELARRMGTGG
- a CDS encoding DoxX family protein, which produces MNTSSSTAIAHRPPRRSRWEALSPVVLAAMMLIAGVAHLLWPRAYLPAMPPWLLPQHHLLIIHVTGVLELLAAAGLMTRRLRRPAAWGLVAFFIAVSPANIHMAIHRVPLGGMDWPWLLWLRVALQLPLIGWAWTIARRPVRRNRR
- a CDS encoding type II toxin-antitoxin system RelE/ParE family toxin, whose translation is MPYDVAFSNTAERSLGKLDRSILARIKPRVLALADDPRPPGCTKLAGHATLWRIRVGDYRVVYDVDDAAERVEVTIVAHRRESYRGL